A region from the Monomorium pharaonis isolate MP-MQ-018 unplaced genomic scaffold, ASM1337386v2 scaffold_439, whole genome shotgun sequence genome encodes:
- the LOC118648433 gene encoding uncharacterized protein LOC118648433 — protein MKGNMSVSQLYIMSIDLRMAFYVLLYDVYCITVPTIWIDFERSIFKMPKKSKQLTQACIKQMPPCDDWDELTFHKSFGPYETYQNARSVEKVVGEMSASDDNINNINIQAYDKCNASKKRLIKKRKLYGDTSNEDEPKKMRLKLPSNYIPQVGSGYVSDLQPKINKAITKPGSCESSDLNQADDTPNSDNTFDSNSLLEDDSSQELSDFSDNSCEEIQYSNTETQKAITNCGHKQKSYKTVKEIPKTVKTNCVGQEKASTAQPKIMSADNTEEFGNEIWDENLGNQSNDLEHTCCGICRRGINAKLAILERKLNRIIHLYENKQEVQNEREVQVVDFSLLPNLPLTTVERIEAFNNQLDRADVRRQFIQKMSQVGGETVAKNVRNIMSQTIGYEVAQAYTWTGQKNKLSLRKSRLSDTIIETVLMQGKSTVSEIEKCMQEWLRRSGDRIRAILLKK, from the exons ATGAAAGGCAATATGAGCGTCAGCCAATTGTACATCATGTCGATAGACCTACG aatgGCGTTTTACGTACTGCTATATGATGTGTATTGCATAACAGTACCAACGATATGGATAGACTTCGAGcgatcaatatttaaaatgccaaaaaaaagtaaacagcTTACTCAAGCCTGCATAAAACAGATGCCGCCGTGTGATGATTGGGACGAATTAACATTTCATAAGAGCTTTGGTCCTTATG AAACGTACCAAAATGCACGATCGGTCGAAAAAGTAGTGGGAGAAATGTCAGCGTCagatgataatattaataatattaatatacaggCATATGATAAGTGTAATGCTTCAAAGAAGAGGCTTataaagaagagaaaattgtATGGCGACACAAGCAACGAAG atgaaCCAAAAAAGATGCGTCTTAAATTGCCCTCGAATTATATTCCACAAGTAGGAAGTGGATATGTTTCTGACTTGCAGCCTAAGATTAATAAAGCGATCACTAAACCAGGTTCATGCGAATCCAGTGACTTAAATCAGGCCGATGATACTCCAAATTCtgataatacttttgattCTAATTCACTGCTGGAAGATGATTCTTCACAAGAATTGTCAGATTTCTCTGACAATTCTTGTGAAGAAATACAATACAGTAACACAG aaACGCAGAAAGCAATAACAAACTGTGGTCATAAgcaaaaaagttacaaaactgtaaaag aaatacCGAAAACAGTAAAAACCAATTGTGTGGGACAGGAAAAAGCTTCAACAGCTCAGCCAAAAATAATGTCAGCTGACAATACAGAAGAATTTGGGAACGAAATTTGGGACGAAAATTTGGGAAACCAATCTAATGATTTAGAGCACACATGTTGtg GAATATGCCGGCGTGgtattaatgcaaaattagCTATACTGGAGCGTAAACTTAATCGAATTATTCatctttatgaaaataaacaagaagtacAAAATGAAAGAGAAGTGCAGGTGGtcgatttctctctcttaccAAATTTGCCCCTCACTACGGTGGAGAGAATTGAAGCGTTTAATAATCAACTGGATAGAGCTGATGTTCGGCGACAATTT atTCAGAAAATGTCACAAGTGGGCGGAGAAACAGTCGCCAAAAATGTTAGAAATATAATGTCGCAAACTATTGGTTACGAAGTTGCGCAGGCATACACGTGGACaggacaaaaaaataaattgtctcTAAGAAAATCAAGACTATCCGATACAATCAttg aaACTGTATTGATGCAAGGAAAAAGCACCGTGagtgaaatagaaaaatgcatGCAGGAATGGTTGAGACGATCTGGTGACAGGATAcgagcaatattattaaaaaagtga